The following is a genomic window from Mauremys mutica isolate MM-2020 ecotype Southern chromosome 4, ASM2049712v1, whole genome shotgun sequence.
CCAGCAGGATCCGTTCTGGTTGGGCTCAGGGCAGTTGGCTGCTCCTCCCCGCCCACCTGCAGCTTGTTACTTAAGGCTGCACTTAAAGCAGCTGTTGATCCGGTCTGGGGCTCCGCCTGCTCCTAGTTCTATAACCAGCCTTCTGAGACAGGAGGGCACTGGCTGACAGCAGTtggcagaggctggtggaggtgAGGGAGGGCAGATGAGGAGTGGCTGGAGCCAggtggaggaaggagggagggacggCGGGCGGGCAAGGGGCtgctggagaaggaaagagggaAGGTGGGTGGTGGAGCCCAGTGGAGAGGCAGGGTGAGGGGTGTCCGGAGCTGGGTGGAGGGCGGGTGAGGAGTGGACGGAGACTggtggaagagagggagggaagaggggcagCTGGAGCCCGGCAGAGGGAGGCCAGGCGGGTgaggggcggctggagcccggCAGAGGGAGGCCAGGCGGGTgaggggcggctggagcccggcagagggaggggaggggaggccaggcGGGTgaggggcggctggagcccggcagagggaggggaggggaggccaggcGGGTgaggggcggctggagcccggcagagggaggggaggggaggccaggcGGGTGAGGGGCAGCTGGAGCccggcagagggaggggaggggaggccaggcGGGTgaggggcggctggagcccggcagagggaggggaggggaggccaggcGGGTgaggggcggctggagcccggcagagggaggggaggggaggccaggcGGGTgaggggcggctggagcccggcagagggaggggaggggaggccaggcGGGTGAGGAGCGGCTGGAGaggagggaggctgagtgggCGGGTGAGGGTGGCCAGAGCCCAGTAGGGGGAGGGATGGGCAAGTGGGTGAGCGGTGAATGGAGCAtagcggaggagagggagggagggcaggtgaGGGTTGGCAGGGAGGGACGGAGGGTGGGCGAGAGGCAGCAGGGCCTAGTGGGCTGTGCAGGGTCTGGCATGAGGGGCAGTGATTTGCTCAGAGTGCAGCAGGGCACAGGCTGGGCAGTACAATCAGCTGGTGTGGTATTTCCCCCTCAGGTGcagtccctgctgctggagtgatGCCCACCTTCCAGTTCTTGCCCTTCTTGGCGCTGCTGGGCACCCTGGGGTTCCTGTGTGTGGTGTTCACAGGGTTCTGGTCCCAGCACTGGCGCGGAGGCTTTGCCTGGGATGGCTCCACCAAGATGTTTAACTGGCACCCGGTCTTCATGGTGACGGGCATGCTGGTGCTGTATGGGGGAGGTAAGTGGGTGCTGTCCCTGGGTGGCGCGTCGGGGGCTGGGACATGGATACAAGGGTTTCTCTGAGTGTGCtggcctctctctcccctgcagcGGTGCTGGTGTACCGGGTGCCCAGCTCCTGGGTGGGCCCCAAGCTCCCGTGGAAGCTGCTGCATGCGGCGCTGACCCTGGCAGCCTTTTTCCTGGTCGTGCTGGGTCTCGTCGCAGTCTTCGGGTTCCACAATGCCCAGAAAATCCCCAACATGTACTCGCTGCACAGCTGGTTGGGGCTGGCAGCTGTGCTGCTCTTCTCTTGCCAGGTGGGTGCCCAGCCTCCTCCTCtgatgcccagctctgccctggctccCCCTCTTGCTGTTGGCTGCCTGTGCCATGGCGTGATCCACTCTGTGCCCCAAACTCTTCTCTGTTCCCCCATCCTAGTGGCTCATGGGATTCGCTACTTTCCTGTTACCCTGGTCCCCTGCCTGGCTGCGGATTATCTACAAGCCCATTCACATCTTCTTCGGCTCCATCATCCTCGCGCTGGCCATGGCAGCATCCATCTCCGGCATTAACGAGAAGCTCTTCTTCAGCCTGTGAGTGCCAGAGCTGGTGTGGGGTGTGTGGGTCTCCATTCAGCCTAGGGCTTCCCCCACCACtccttgtctctgacagtggcctataccagagcttcaggggagtGCACAGAACAGCACAGTGACCCACCCCCGTCTTCCAATCTTGGCTTATGTTAGTCACCCCAAGCATGGGTAGGGTCACCTCCCCCCACCGCACGTACACACTATGTGACTGAGAGATGCCAGCAAGCGGCTGAATGGTGACAGCCCCAGAAGGGAAGATCTAAGGGCTGGGCAGGCTTGGTGCAGAGAGGATGACTAAGGGGAGACTTGGGAAGCATCCCCAGCTCTAGGTAGCTGTTCAAGAGGCTAGGGAGCTGCTCTTACGGGCAGGAGTGGGTGGTGAAGATGACTGGGCAAGGTGCCCAGGGAAGGGCTAGAACCTCCTGCCCTGGAAATGGGTTGAGGCATGGCTGGATCTCACAGGGCCCAATGGATGTTCCAGGAAGTGGGAGAGGCCCCTCCTCACCCATCTGTGGGGGTGCTGGCAGGGTTTCCCCCTCCAGGGGCTCTCCAGAGGGAGCTGGGATTGTAAGGGGCAAAGGTGCTTGCACTGGTGCTGGCTCCAAATGATGGCGGTGGCTCCATCTCTTCTCTCTCAGGACGAACAAGACGGTTCCCTACGCCAAACTCCCCCCTGAGGCCTGGTTTGCCAATTCTCTGGGGATGCTGATCTTGGCCTTTGGGTTGCTGGTGCTGTGGGCTCTCGCCATGCCGGCCTGGAAGCGCCCAGAGTCAGAGTCACTGGAGGCCCGACAGGTACCGAGTCAGTGTTGCTGGTGGCCCAGGCCATGGGCACTGTGGAGGAGTAGCAGCATGGGCAGGAGGGGATGCCGTGGGGTTGGGGATCGGGGAGGAGTTGGGCATGTGGAGTGTTGCAGTGAGGCCAGGTTTAGGGCGGATGAGGAGGGGAAGAGTGGgtgcaatgttccctctaatatTTTACATCCACGTGCAGAATTAactttatgtgcaccaatatggaggtaatgtgtggtgggggtggggctgaggggttcggtgtggggggagggctggtaGGGGAAAGGTGGGAGATGAGATTGGAAACCTGGGCAAGAAATAACAAGTCAACTCGCTGCTGATCTGCCTGGGAAGACACCTGCTAAAGTGAGGAGCCAGGAAACTAGTGGCTCAGCCAGTGGGGCAGATGGGGGCAGCGATCAGACAGGAATGTCCAGTACAGGATGGTGGCACCAAAGGCCAGGGTGGTTCTGGAGCAGCAAGATGGGGGTGGCTGTGGTGCTGGAAGCTGGCTTAGTGCTGGGCGAGGGGGGTGCCTTGCTCATGACTTCTCTCtccgcagcccctgctccattAGGACAAGTGAAGCAGCCGCCTGGAGGAGCCGCTGCCCAGACTCTCTGGTGAGAAGGGCAGCTCAGTGCTCCTGCTGTTGGCGCTGAGCCGTCTCTGGAGTCTGGCCAGCACGGAGACAAGGGGTGGAGGTGCTCTCTGTGCTCCCTTACCACCCGGCTGCTCTACCGGATCCCTGGCTCTTGCCACTCCCCTGCCTTCTGCTGTGGGTTCCtgcacatgctgctgctttctggGATTCACCAGGCAGCCTTGGCCCCTCTTGCCATTGTGCTGCTGTGCCTTAGGGGCCCTGGCTGATGCTACGGCCTAGATCAAGTGGCCCGAACTAAAATAAAAGCCTGCTTTGGGGTGCTTGCCCTGGCGTTggctctgctggaggtgggggccagaGCCTGTGCTGGCCACTCAGCTGTAGCAGCGTGCATGTGCCCGG
Proteins encoded in this region:
- the LOC123369253 gene encoding lysosomal membrane ascorbate-dependent ferrireductase CYB561A3, coding for MPTFQFLPFLALLGTLGFLCVVFTGFWSQHWRGGFAWDGSTKMFNWHPVFMVTGMLVLYGGAVLVYRVPSSWVGPKLPWKLLHAALTLAAFFLVVLGLVAVFGFHNAQKIPNMYSLHSWLGLAAVLLFSCQWLMGFATFLLPWSPAWLRIIYKPIHIFFGSIILALAMAASISGINEKLFFSLTNKTVPYAKLPPEAWFANSLGMLILAFGLLVLWALAMPAWKRPESESLEARQPLLH